A stretch of the Oncorhynchus clarkii lewisi isolate Uvic-CL-2024 unplaced genomic scaffold, UVic_Ocla_1.0 unplaced_contig_5431_pilon_pilon, whole genome shotgun sequence genome encodes the following:
- the LOC139398203 gene encoding uncharacterized protein, with translation MIHGMEPPVMIHGTKPPVMTNGMDPPVMIHGTKPPVMIHGPEPAVMIHGMKPPVMIHGMEPPVMIHGIELSARVPSPEPSARVSSPEPSATVPSPEPPATVPSPEPPAMVPGPEPPAAIRSGGLHSRAPSGGPQSRAPSGGLQSRAPSGGLKRRSPEPPAMIYGLEVPATIPTLDAPPKWGEPKAGRGLRPVLEPPPEPPPRVDAHTDPPL, from the coding sequence atgatccatggcatggagcctccagtgatgatccatggcacgaagcctccagtgatgaccaATGGCATGGaccctccagtgatgatccatggcacgaagcctccagtgatgatccatggcccggagcctgcagtgatgatccatggcatgaagcctccagtgatgatccatggcatggagcctccagtgatgatccatggcattgAGCTTTCAGCGAGGGTTCCAAGTCCAGAGCCTTCAGCAAGGGTTTCCAGTCCAGAGCcttcagcgacggtccccagtccagagcctccagcgacggtccccagtccggagcctccagcgatggtccccggtccggagcctccagctgCGATCCGCAGTGGTGGTCTGCATTCCAGAGCCCCCAGCGGTGGTCCACAGTCCCGAGCCCCCAGCggcggtctgcagtccagagccccCAGTGGCGGTCTCAAGCGGCGGTctccagagcctccggcgatgatctaCGGTCTGGAGGTCCCAGCGACGATCCCTACACTGGATGCGCCACCGAAGTGGGGGGAGCCTAAAGCGGGGCGGGGTCTGCGTCCTGTACT